GAATTTAAGAAAATGGTTAACCTGTTTAGCGGCATCCAGGGCTTGATCTGGATTGTTGGCATTGGAACCCTCCTCGCCGGAATTGTCGGGGTGAGCAATATCATGATGATCATAGTAAAGGAACGAACCCAGGAAATCGGCATTCAGCGGGCAATTGGAGCAACGCCATTAGCCATCATCGCACAGATTATCACCGAATCGGTTTTTCTTACAGCCATTGCAGGCTATATCGGGCTGGTTTTCGGGGTGGCTATTATTGAAGGGGTAAACTTCTGGCTGTCTCAATCCGGGGCATCAACGGGTATGTTCAGCAATCCTTCGGTAGATTTTGGCGTGGCCGTAAAAGCGCTGATCGTATTGATTATTAGTGGCGCTATGGCCGGTATGATCCCAGCCAGACGGGCGGTGAGCATCAAACCCATTGATGCATTGAGGGATGAATAATTGAATATGAATATTAACACAAATTAAATAAAGAACATGAAAACCTTTTTCAAAATCCTTTTAGGTGTGGTTGTCCTCGGCGTTTTCGGCTACACATTTTTCTTCCTGTATCAGAAGTCACAGGCCAAACCAATAGTTTATGAAACGATTACACCATTCAAGGAAACGATCATCAAAAAAACCGTAGCAACCGGGTCAGTGATTCCCCGAAAAGAAATCGCCATAAAACCACAGGTTTCAGGCATCATTGAAGAATTATACGTAGAGCCGGGAAAATATGTAAACAAAGGCGATTTGATTGCAAAAGTCAGGATCATTCCCAATATGATCAACCTGAGTAACGCGGAGTCACGGGTAAAACAGTCTAAAATATCTCTTCGGGCAGCGCAGATCGAGTACGACCGCATGAAAGATCTTTTTGATAAAAAAGTAATTCCTGCAGCTGAATTTGAACCGGTGGAAACAGCTCTTAACCAGGCAAGCCAGGAGGTAGAAGCCGCCGAAGACAACCTTGCACTGATCAAAGAGGGGCAGACAAAAAATATGGGCGCCACCACCAACACCCTTATTCGCTCGACCATTGACGGAATGATCCTCGATGTGCCTGTGGAGGTAGGAAACTCAGTAATT
The Bacteroidales bacterium DNA segment above includes these coding regions:
- a CDS encoding FtsX-like permease family protein — translated: MVNLFSGIQGLIWIVGIGTLLAGIVGVSNIMMIIVKERTQEIGIQRAIGATPLAIIAQIITESVFLTAIAGYIGLVFGVAIIEGVNFWLSQSGASTGMFSNPSVDFGVAVKALIVLIISGAMAGMIPARRAVSIKPIDALRDE
- a CDS encoding efflux RND transporter periplasmic adaptor subunit, with amino-acid sequence MKTFFKILLGVVVLGVFGYTFFFLYQKSQAKPIVYETITPFKETIIKKTVATGSVIPRKEIAIKPQVSGIIEELYVEPGKYVNKGDLIAKVRIIPNMINLSNAESRVKQSKISLRAAQIEYDRMKDLFDKKVIPAAEFEPVETALNQASQEVEAAEDNLALIKEGQTKNMGATTNTLIRSTIDGMILDVPVEVGNSVIESNTFNEGTTIANVADMGDMIFEGKVDETEVGKIKEGMELILTVGAIEEEKFIAILEHISPKGFEENGAIQFKIKAAVSLRKDIFVRAGYSANADIVLARADSVMVISESLLKFEKDSAYVEVETEPQVFEQRFVKTGLSDGINIEIKEGLAMEDKIKSKEAEQK